The Tistrella mobilis genome window below encodes:
- a CDS encoding amino acid adenylation domain-containing protein, whose amino-acid sequence MTDAPRPSAEALRAKLKTLSPEQRAALERKLAAARTGAAPTGMATAGTAIPRIPRDPPPAASFAQERLWFIDRLAPGTAAYNMPAVLRLAGALDHQALETAIGRIVARHEALRTALVERDGRPVQMIAPAPAAWPIAVEDLSGCPAETVTARVAAEAETPFDLARPFKLRSRLLRLGADDHLLLITLHHVASDGWSLGVLTAEIGAHYAAARDGRDTDLPPLACQYADFAAWQRGRLSGAALTREIDHWRRTLDGFVPGEFPTDRPRPAEQCFEGAVVSRRLPAALAAKVDAAARRHKATPFIILLAAFNALLARWSGEMDVSVGIPVANRTHPDLEALIGFFVNALVVRVPLGGDPAMDEIITRSRAAATTAYDHQDLPFERLVAELAPERDPSRPPLFRIAFAVQNAPQGGITLAGLELRPFTAEITRTRMEMEWHVFERRDQTGAAAGLDLVVAHATALFDRATVDRLIDGFTVLLEAGLDRPETRLSALPVMTAAMEAAVMTAGRGQAPEAIPAPDLGRVLAGRLATDRVVLAEADGPRLTGRQLLTRMERMAAALAARGLAPETPVLLLMDRGIDQITATLAIWRAGLCQMPVDPAQPDARLAAMITGGAPGLAISDAGGLARLAALAPDLPRCRTADLDAEPRPLKAVHGDQLAWMIFTSGSTGTPKATLVTHGGALNTGFAQARMLGLGTADRVAQLASPGFDAALSELLMALIAGAELMPVPAAVARDPLALGDFLAAERVTVATLTPSMLAAIGQDLPDLAVLLVAGEACPPELVHRFAPGRQLVNAYGPTECAVCATMAVGLVAEAGPPPIGTAIDGADCLILDRNGRLVPDGVAGELCIGGPGVGRGYAGRADLTAERFVPHPAADRPGARLYRSGDLVRRRPDGALDYLGRIDTQLKLGGNRIEPGEIEAVLRADPAVADAVVDVVEMPGSPAAVTPAAPAADQSDGPAIALRPADALADGRRLELWPSIAEHFVYDETLYHAMTHDEARNAHYRAAIRAAVPGKVVVDIGTGADAILARLCVEAGAAKVYAVELLKASADAARATVRRLGLDDRIIVVQGDARRVTLPEPADICVSEIIGPIGGCEGSAVILNDVWRLLKPGAEMIPARTVSMVAGLELPAGFREAPGFSGLTAGYVRRIFEDRGGPFDLRLCLKGIGPDDLLTDAAVFEDLDHAGPVATESRHQVVLTTRRAGHLSGLTVWLKLEAARGRVMDTLGEICCWLPVFLPVFGEGRPVPAGSRIAMTITRTLHENGINPDFRLTGMIEMPDGTGEPFDWFSPNHGAGAGFRASPFYRRIFPETAPAPAAPLPTSLLSPDTGRRLVAWVTPRGGADPEGDAALARDRVEEWRALYETAGPAAAETPADLRADAHPDDALFAGWNSSYTGRPIPVHEMRDWRDRTVAAIRRAIPAGRLPHIAEIGCGAGLLLEPLAPAAASILGTDFSAATLAGLEARLAGRGWPHIRLERQEAADPLPLDHPVDLVVMNSVAQYFPAPAHVEKVLLRIGAALAGGGAAFLGDIRDHGLAEIFHASVLAFQSGGALPERDDVARAVAADEELMLDPAWFHGLIGRIPGLAHVETLIKRGRGDNELVRYRYDVMAVFGPAPAPIRPELTLPWPGPEALATWLATVAGPVEVTDIPDARIADDTVRAMRLGLVSTTAAGDAADPDSLHELGLRLGRAVRLAPAASGIAGAMDALFDAPGLADDPLARGWMRAPLPRGRLANDPRLANDPRLANDPLARRRKAALADRLRRRAREVLPAAMVPQAVMVLDRLPLGASGKLDRARLPRPETGHARHPARALPADRLEAALVALWEELLGTAPIGVTDDFFALGGHSLLGVRLVAEVKARLGGTVPLDLLMRAGSVRAMADHLRATAAGAGDAAADGGRLIPLRRAGSGAPLFCLPPGGGTVFCYGPLVDRLAPGRPVWGLQAAGVEPDEDPHESLEEMAAAYLTAIRRIQPEGPYHLIGWSFGGHVAYQMAAMLTAAGEAVALLALLDTFPPEHVPRVDERYRREEAYLAYLAGLAGIEVAEDELAPLASTARIRLVADRAVAAGALPARDAEGTVRRLLALTQISGRLAREAQLPAYGGPLAMLRAAEALTPALEDLARRDPACGWGRHATGPLTAATVPGRHDTMMTAPHVDRLATVIDHLLTQTVTEAAAG is encoded by the coding sequence ATGACCGACGCCCCCCGCCCCTCGGCCGAGGCGCTGCGCGCGAAACTGAAGACGCTCTCGCCCGAACAGCGCGCAGCGCTGGAACGCAAGCTGGCAGCGGCCAGGACGGGGGCTGCTCCCACCGGCATGGCCACTGCGGGCACAGCGATCCCGCGCATCCCGCGCGACCCGCCGCCCGCGGCATCCTTCGCGCAGGAGAGGCTGTGGTTCATCGACCGGCTGGCGCCGGGCACGGCGGCCTATAACATGCCGGCCGTGCTGCGGCTGGCCGGGGCGCTGGACCATCAGGCCCTGGAAACCGCCATCGGGCGGATCGTGGCCCGGCACGAGGCGCTGCGCACCGCCCTGGTCGAACGGGATGGCCGGCCGGTGCAGATGATCGCCCCGGCGCCGGCCGCCTGGCCGATCGCGGTCGAGGATCTGAGCGGCTGCCCGGCCGAGACGGTCACCGCACGGGTTGCCGCCGAGGCCGAGACACCCTTCGATCTGGCCCGGCCGTTCAAGCTGCGCAGCCGGCTGCTGCGGCTGGGCGCCGACGACCATCTGCTGCTGATCACCCTGCATCATGTGGCCTCGGACGGCTGGTCGCTGGGGGTGCTGACCGCCGAGATCGGCGCGCATTACGCCGCCGCGCGCGACGGCCGCGACACGGATCTGCCGCCGCTTGCCTGCCAGTATGCCGATTTCGCCGCCTGGCAGCGCGGCCGGCTGAGCGGGGCGGCGCTGACGCGCGAGATCGACCACTGGCGCCGCACGCTCGACGGTTTCGTGCCGGGCGAGTTCCCGACCGACCGGCCGCGGCCGGCCGAGCAGTGCTTCGAGGGCGCGGTGGTCAGCCGCCGGCTGCCGGCGGCGCTGGCGGCGAAGGTCGATGCCGCAGCGCGGCGGCACAAGGCGACGCCCTTCATCATTCTGCTCGCCGCCTTCAACGCCCTGCTCGCCCGCTGGTCGGGGGAGATGGATGTGTCGGTCGGCATCCCGGTCGCCAACCGTACCCATCCCGATCTGGAAGCGCTGATCGGCTTCTTCGTGAATGCGCTGGTGGTGCGGGTGCCGCTGGGCGGCGACCCCGCGATGGACGAGATCATCACCCGCAGCCGGGCGGCGGCCACCACCGCCTATGACCATCAGGACCTGCCCTTCGAACGGCTGGTGGCGGAGCTGGCGCCCGAGCGCGACCCGTCGCGGCCGCCGCTGTTCCGGATCGCCTTTGCGGTGCAGAACGCGCCCCAGGGCGGCATCACCCTCGCCGGGCTGGAGCTGCGCCCCTTCACGGCCGAAATCACCCGCACCCGGATGGAAATGGAGTGGCATGTCTTCGAACGCCGCGACCAGACCGGCGCCGCGGCGGGGCTGGATCTGGTCGTCGCCCATGCGACCGCATTGTTCGACCGGGCGACCGTCGACCGGCTGATCGACGGCTTCACGGTGCTGCTGGAGGCAGGGCTCGACCGCCCGGAGACGCGGCTTTCCGCCCTGCCGGTGATGACGGCGGCCATGGAAGCGGCGGTGATGACCGCGGGCCGCGGGCAGGCCCCCGAGGCCATCCCCGCCCCCGATCTGGGCCGGGTGCTGGCCGGGCGGCTCGCGACCGACCGGGTGGTGCTGGCAGAGGCGGATGGCCCGCGGCTGACCGGCCGCCAGCTGCTGACACGGATGGAGCGGATGGCGGCGGCGCTGGCGGCGCGCGGGCTTGCGCCCGAAACGCCGGTGCTGCTGCTGATGGATCGTGGTATCGACCAGATCACCGCCACGCTCGCGATCTGGCGAGCCGGGCTCTGCCAGATGCCGGTCGATCCGGCCCAGCCGGATGCGCGGCTGGCGGCGATGATCACCGGCGGCGCCCCGGGGCTTGCGATCAGCGATGCCGGGGGGCTGGCGCGGCTTGCCGCCCTTGCCCCCGACCTGCCGCGCTGCCGCACCGCCGACCTCGATGCCGAGCCGCGGCCATTGAAGGCGGTGCATGGCGACCAGCTCGCCTGGATGATCTTCACCTCGGGATCCACCGGCACACCCAAGGCGACGCTGGTAACCCATGGCGGCGCGCTCAACACCGGCTTCGCCCAGGCGCGGATGCTGGGGCTGGGAACGGCCGACCGGGTGGCGCAACTCGCCTCCCCCGGCTTCGATGCCGCCCTCTCGGAACTGCTGATGGCGCTGATCGCCGGGGCCGAACTGATGCCGGTGCCGGCGGCGGTGGCGCGCGACCCGCTGGCGCTGGGCGATTTCCTGGCGGCCGAACGGGTGACGGTGGCGACGCTGACCCCCAGCATGCTGGCGGCGATCGGCCAGGATCTGCCCGATCTGGCGGTGCTGCTGGTTGCGGGCGAGGCCTGCCCGCCCGAACTGGTGCACCGCTTCGCCCCTGGCCGGCAGCTGGTGAACGCCTATGGCCCCACCGAATGCGCGGTCTGCGCGACCATGGCCGTGGGGCTGGTGGCAGAGGCGGGGCCGCCGCCGATCGGCACCGCCATCGACGGCGCGGACTGCCTGATCCTGGACCGGAACGGCCGGCTGGTGCCGGATGGCGTTGCAGGAGAACTCTGCATCGGCGGGCCGGGCGTCGGCCGCGGCTATGCCGGGCGGGCGGACCTCACCGCCGAACGCTTCGTGCCCCACCCGGCGGCGGACCGGCCGGGTGCCCGGCTCTATCGCAGCGGCGACCTGGTCCGCCGCCGTCCGGACGGCGCGCTGGACTATCTGGGCCGGATCGACACCCAGCTGAAACTGGGCGGCAACCGGATCGAACCGGGCGAGATCGAGGCGGTGCTGCGCGCCGACCCGGCCGTGGCCGATGCGGTGGTGGATGTCGTCGAGATGCCCGGCTCCCCCGCCGCAGTCACCCCCGCGGCCCCGGCCGCCGACCAGAGCGACGGGCCGGCGATCGCGCTCCGCCCCGCCGATGCGCTGGCCGATGGCCGGCGGCTGGAACTCTGGCCGTCGATCGCCGAGCATTTCGTCTATGACGAGACGCTCTACCACGCCATGACCCATGACGAGGCCCGCAACGCCCATTACCGGGCGGCGATCCGCGCCGCCGTGCCGGGCAAGGTGGTGGTGGATATCGGCACCGGCGCCGATGCCATTCTGGCCCGGCTCTGCGTCGAGGCGGGGGCCGCGAAGGTCTATGCGGTGGAGCTGCTGAAAGCCTCGGCCGACGCCGCGCGCGCGACCGTGCGGCGGCTGGGGCTCGACGACCGGATCATCGTCGTCCAGGGCGATGCCCGGCGGGTGACCCTGCCCGAACCCGCAGACATCTGCGTGTCGGAAATCATCGGCCCGATCGGCGGCTGCGAAGGCTCTGCCGTCATCCTGAACGATGTCTGGCGGCTGCTGAAGCCCGGGGCGGAGATGATTCCGGCGCGCACGGTGTCGATGGTGGCGGGGCTGGAGCTGCCGGCCGGCTTCCGCGAGGCGCCGGGCTTTTCCGGCCTGACCGCCGGCTATGTCCGGCGGATTTTCGAGGATCGCGGCGGGCCCTTCGACCTCAGGCTCTGCCTGAAGGGCATCGGCCCCGACGATCTGCTGACCGATGCCGCGGTGTTCGAGGATCTGGACCATGCCGGGCCGGTCGCGACCGAAAGCCGGCATCAGGTGGTGCTGACCACCCGCCGCGCCGGCCATCTGTCGGGGCTGACCGTCTGGCTGAAGCTGGAAGCCGCGCGCGGCCGGGTGATGGACACGCTGGGCGAGATCTGCTGCTGGCTGCCGGTTTTCCTGCCGGTCTTCGGCGAGGGCCGGCCCGTGCCCGCGGGCAGCCGCATCGCCATGACCATCACCCGCACGCTGCACGAAAACGGCATCAACCCGGATTTCCGGCTGACCGGCATGATCGAGATGCCCGACGGCACGGGCGAGCCCTTCGACTGGTTCTCGCCCAATCACGGCGCCGGGGCCGGCTTCCGCGCCTCGCCCTTCTATCGCCGGATCTTCCCGGAAACGGCGCCCGCTCCCGCCGCCCCCCTGCCCACCTCCCTGCTGTCTCCCGACACCGGCCGCCGGCTGGTCGCCTGGGTCACGCCGCGCGGCGGGGCCGACCCCGAAGGCGATGCGGCGCTGGCCCGCGACCGCGTGGAGGAATGGCGGGCGCTCTACGAGACCGCCGGGCCGGCGGCGGCAGAGACGCCGGCAGATCTCCGGGCGGACGCCCACCCGGACGACGCCCTCTTCGCCGGCTGGAACAGCAGCTATACCGGCCGGCCGATCCCGGTTCACGAGATGCGCGACTGGCGCGACCGGACGGTGGCGGCGATCCGCCGCGCCATCCCCGCGGGACGCCTGCCGCATATCGCCGAAATCGGCTGCGGCGCCGGGCTGTTGCTGGAACCGCTGGCGCCCGCGGCCGCCTCGATCCTCGGCACCGATTTCTCGGCGGCGACCCTGGCGGGGCTGGAGGCACGGCTGGCCGGACGCGGCTGGCCGCATATCCGGCTGGAACGGCAGGAAGCCGCCGACCCGCTGCCGCTCGACCACCCGGTCGATCTGGTGGTGATGAATTCGGTGGCGCAGTATTTCCCCGCCCCCGCCCATGTAGAGAAGGTGCTGCTGCGGATCGGCGCGGCGCTGGCGGGGGGCGGTGCCGCCTTTCTGGGCGATATCCGCGATCACGGGCTGGCGGAGATCTTCCATGCCTCGGTGCTGGCCTTTCAGTCCGGCGGCGCCCTGCCCGAGCGCGACGACGTGGCCCGGGCGGTGGCGGCGGATGAAGAGCTGATGCTGGATCCGGCCTGGTTCCACGGCCTGATCGGCCGCATTCCCGGCCTCGCCCATGTCGAAACCCTGATCAAGCGCGGCCGGGGCGACAATGAGTTGGTGCGCTATCGCTATGACGTGATGGCGGTGTTCGGCCCGGCCCCCGCCCCGATCCGCCCCGAGCTGACGCTGCCCTGGCCGGGGCCGGAGGCCCTGGCGACGTGGCTCGCCACAGTCGCGGGGCCGGTCGAGGTGACCGACATCCCCGATGCCCGCATCGCCGACGACACCGTCCGGGCGATGCGGCTGGGGCTGGTTTCCACAACTGCCGCGGGTGACGCGGCCGATCCCGACAGCCTGCACGAGCTGGGCCTGCGCCTGGGCCGGGCGGTGCGGCTGGCACCGGCGGCCTCTGGCATCGCGGGCGCAATGGACGCGCTGTTCGATGCGCCGGGGCTGGCCGACGACCCGCTGGCCCGGGGCTGGATGCGCGCGCCCTTGCCGCGGGGCCGGTTGGCGAACGATCCCCGGCTGGCGAACGACCCCCGATTGGCGAACGACCCCTTGGCGCGCCGGCGCAAGGCCGCCCTCGCCGACCGGCTGCGCCGCCGGGCGCGCGAGGTGCTGCCGGCGGCGATGGTGCCGCAGGCGGTGATGGTGCTGGACCGGCTGCCGCTCGGCGCCTCGGGCAAGCTCGATCGGGCACGGCTGCCGCGGCCCGAGACCGGCCATGCCCGCCACCCGGCGCGCGCCCTGCCGGCCGACCGGCTGGAGGCGGCGCTGGTGGCGCTGTGGGAAGAGCTGCTGGGCACCGCGCCGATCGGGGTGACGGATGATTTCTTCGCCCTGGGCGGCCATTCCCTTCTGGGGGTGCGGCTGGTGGCCGAGGTGAAGGCACGGCTGGGCGGCACGGTGCCGCTGGACCTGCTGATGCGCGCGGGCAGCGTGCGGGCCATGGCCGACCATCTGCGTGCGACAGCTGCCGGGGCTGGAGATGCAGCGGCAGATGGCGGCCGCCTGATACCGCTGCGCCGCGCCGGCAGCGGCGCACCGCTGTTCTGCCTGCCGCCGGGTGGCGGCACGGTGTTCTGCTATGGCCCGCTGGTCGACCGGCTGGCCCCCGGCCGCCCGGTCTGGGGCCTGCAGGCCGCAGGCGTCGAGCCGGACGAGGACCCGCATGAAAGCCTGGAGGAGATGGCGGCCGCCTATCTGACCGCGATCCGCCGCATACAACCAGAAGGACCGTATCACCTGATCGGCTGGTCCTTTGGCGGGCATGTCGCCTATCAGATGGCGGCCATGCTGACGGCGGCGGGCGAAGCGGTGGCGCTGCTGGCCCTGCTCGACACCTTCCCGCCCGAACATGTGCCGCGGGTGGATGAACGCTACCGGCGGGAAGAGGCTTATCTGGCCTATCTGGCCGGACTGGCGGGGATCGAAGTCGCAGAAGACGAGCTGGCGCCGCTTGCCTCAACGGCGCGGATCCGCCTGGTGGCGGACCGCGCGGTCGCGGCCGGCGCCCTGCCCGCCCGCGATGCCGAGGGCACGGTGCGCCGCCTGCTGGCCCTGACGCAGATCTCGGGCCGCCTGGCGCGCGAGGCGCAGCTGCCCGCCTATGGCGGCCCGCTCGCCATGCTGCGCGCGGCCGAGGCCCTGACCCCGGCCCTGGAAGACCTGGCCCGCCGCGACCCGGCCTGCGGCTGGGGCCGCCACGCCACCGGCCCCCTTACCGCCGCAACCGTCCCCGGCCGCCACGACACGATGATGACCGCGCCCCATGTCGACCGCCTGGCAACCGTGATTGACCATCTGCTGACGCAGACTGTCACCGAAGCCGCAGCCGGGTAA
- a CDS encoding MbtH family protein: MSWDDEEDRTIYEVVVNHEEQYSIWPADRDLPLGWNKAGKQGPKAECLEYIKEVWTDMRPLSLRKKMEEDERRRQAEER, translated from the coding sequence ATGAGCTGGGACGACGAAGAAGACCGCACGATCTATGAAGTGGTCGTGAACCACGAGGAACAGTATTCGATCTGGCCCGCCGACCGCGACCTGCCGCTCGGCTGGAACAAGGCGGGCAAACAGGGCCCGAAGGCCGAATGCCTGGAGTATATCAAAGAGGTCTGGACGGATATGCGGCCGCTTAGTCTGCGGAAGAAGATGGAGGAGGATGAGCGGCGGCGGCAGGCGGAGGAGAGGTGA
- the dsr1 gene encoding anti-phage defense-associated sirtuin Dsr1, translating into MQFIAGGPDIPEALLQAHEDGRVIFFCGAGISYPAGLPDFRGLVESIYSKIGTDFSKTERLAFERAQYDVTLDLLERRLPGQRKEMREVLAQVLKPKLRRKGAIDTQLALLRLARNRAGTLRLVTTNFDHVFHKAAKRINQKFEAYAAPMLPVPKNSRWDGVVYLHGILPKKSDEVALNRLVVTSGDFGLAYLTERWAARFVSELFRNYAVCFVGYAINDPVLRYMMDALAADRMLGEVTPQAWALGGCKPGEEDQAFIEWKSKGVTPILYNTAVNGTDHSGLHRTLCAWASIYRDGTQGKESIVVKYAMAAPQASTQQDNFIARMLWAISDKSGLPAKRFADSNPVPTLDWFLEVFSRRAFSHNDLIRFDVPAHDDVDTELSFSLLSRPASYRGAPWMLLASGGDARSRWDDVMMHLARWLTRHLDDPRLIIWIAQQGGQLHDHWASLIERELERLASLEREGNTAELDEIRSHAPKAVPSPVMKKLWHIVLSGRLKSSWNTFHLRRWLGHLNRTGLTASLRFELREALKPCVNIRAPIPSGGRDLNEEKVARVNQLVDWEIVLSIDHARSTIKFPYDEKFKEILPYMLEDFQYILRDALDLFRDLREGDNRHDQSHWDLPSIERHGQSRGFHDWVSLIELLRDAWLEVRANDDARATRVAQAWFELPYPTFKRLALFAASHENCIPPEQWVEWLLADDALWLWSPETKREVCRLLVLQGCTLAGEPQERLEAIILAGPPHEDYPDDLMPEHRRDDVSRAVWLRLVKLKASGTALGALSEQRLIQISADFPGWTLSDHKHEEFSRWMSVSGDPDNGDDSSIDVPPRSRQELVEWLKNTRSDRRFNYEDKWRDVCRERMFHCLMALSDLASTDMWPVEPWSDALQAWSADHVVKRSWRCAAPLVFTMRDNIMQKLVHSVAWWLDAASMSINIHEDIFLELCDRVLNMALETVETTNALEEPADRPVDDAINHPFGLVTRALLNLWFQKNPQDGDGLPPTIKPFFTRICDVQAARFRPGRVLLGSRLIALFRGDRQWTEQHLLPLFSWDNPVEAKAVWEGFLWSPRLYGPLLEALKPQLLDTPRHYAELIEHRDQFATFITYAALERSDGYTVEEFRTAISSLPQDGLVEAARALSQALEGSASQREEYWRNRVQPFWHDIWPKFGERRDPRMVRPLARMAIASGKEFPSALDTIQDWIQPIESPDIIVSLLSQSGLCSEFPQKALTLLNKTIGIRPWDLENLEKCLNEIGEVDPRLLEVSEYKRLHGFLLK; encoded by the coding sequence ATGCAGTTCATTGCGGGAGGACCGGATATTCCAGAGGCGCTTTTGCAGGCGCACGAAGATGGCCGTGTGATATTTTTCTGTGGTGCAGGGATCTCTTATCCGGCAGGCCTCCCGGACTTCAGGGGGTTGGTAGAGAGTATCTACAGCAAAATCGGGACGGATTTTTCTAAGACTGAGCGGTTGGCGTTCGAGCGCGCGCAGTATGACGTCACACTTGATTTATTAGAACGACGTTTGCCGGGCCAGCGTAAAGAGATGCGTGAAGTCCTTGCACAGGTTCTGAAGCCGAAACTGCGCCGCAAAGGCGCCATCGACACACAGCTGGCACTATTGCGACTGGCACGCAACCGGGCTGGTACGTTGCGTTTGGTTACGACCAACTTCGATCATGTTTTTCACAAGGCAGCGAAGCGCATAAACCAAAAATTTGAGGCATATGCTGCTCCGATGCTTCCAGTACCGAAGAATAGTCGCTGGGATGGAGTGGTCTACCTTCATGGGATATTGCCGAAGAAGTCGGACGAGGTGGCGTTGAATCGCCTGGTGGTGACCAGCGGTGATTTTGGTCTGGCGTATTTGACTGAACGCTGGGCGGCACGCTTCGTAAGTGAACTGTTTAGAAACTACGCCGTCTGTTTTGTGGGGTACGCCATAAATGACCCGGTGTTGCGGTACATGATGGACGCCTTGGCAGCGGACAGGATGCTGGGTGAAGTCACGCCGCAAGCCTGGGCACTTGGTGGATGCAAACCAGGAGAAGAGGATCAAGCATTCATCGAATGGAAGAGCAAAGGTGTCACCCCTATCCTCTACAATACTGCGGTAAATGGCACTGATCATTCAGGGCTCCACCGGACGCTGTGCGCCTGGGCCAGTATCTATCGTGACGGCACGCAGGGGAAAGAATCCATAGTCGTCAAATATGCCATGGCCGCACCTCAGGCCAGTACGCAGCAAGACAATTTCATTGCTCGGATGCTATGGGCGATCTCGGATAAGTCGGGTTTACCAGCCAAACGATTCGCGGATTCCAATCCGGTGCCGACCCTGGACTGGTTTCTTGAGGTATTTTCTCGTCGGGCTTTCAGCCATAACGATCTCATACGATTTGATGTGCCTGCGCATGATGACGTCGATACCGAGCTGAGCTTCAGCCTGTTGAGCCGACCTGCTTCCTATCGGGGGGCGCCATGGATGCTGCTGGCGTCGGGAGGGGATGCTCGTAGCCGGTGGGACGATGTGATGATGCATTTGGCCCGCTGGCTGACACGCCATCTGGATGATCCAAGGTTGATCATCTGGATTGCACAACAAGGTGGACAATTACATGACCACTGGGCATCGCTCATCGAGCGTGAACTAGAGCGTCTTGCATCGCTGGAACGTGAAGGAAATACAGCGGAACTTGATGAGATCCGCTCGCACGCTCCAAAAGCCGTCCCGAGTCCTGTGATGAAAAAACTATGGCACATTGTGCTCAGCGGGCGCCTAAAATCATCCTGGAACACCTTCCATTTGCGTCGCTGGTTGGGCCATCTGAACAGAACAGGGTTGACCGCCAGTCTTCGGTTCGAACTGCGTGAAGCACTTAAGCCTTGTGTGAATATTAGGGCGCCGATTCCCTCGGGAGGGCGAGATTTAAATGAAGAGAAGGTTGCACGCGTAAATCAATTGGTAGACTGGGAAATTGTTCTGTCGATTGATCACGCGAGATCTACAATAAAATTCCCATACGATGAAAAATTTAAAGAAATATTGCCATATATGTTGGAAGATTTTCAATATATACTGCGGGATGCGCTCGACCTATTTCGTGATCTGAGAGAAGGTGACAATCGTCACGATCAATCACATTGGGATTTGCCCTCGATCGAGCGGCATGGGCAGAGTCGCGGCTTCCATGACTGGGTAAGCTTGATCGAATTATTGCGTGATGCATGGCTGGAAGTTCGTGCCAACGATGACGCGCGTGCCACACGTGTAGCCCAAGCTTGGTTCGAACTGCCGTATCCCACCTTTAAGCGCCTCGCTCTATTCGCCGCAAGCCATGAAAATTGTATTCCGCCTGAGCAGTGGGTTGAGTGGCTGCTTGCCGATGACGCGTTGTGGCTTTGGTCTCCAGAGACGAAGCGGGAGGTATGCAGGCTGCTCGTGCTGCAGGGCTGCACGTTGGCGGGCGAGCCACAGGAACGCCTGGAGGCAATAATACTGGCAGGGCCACCGCACGAGGATTATCCAGATGACCTGATGCCGGAGCACAGGCGGGACGACGTCAGTCGTGCCGTCTGGCTGCGTTTGGTCAAATTGAAAGCTTCTGGTACCGCTCTTGGAGCGCTCAGCGAGCAGAGACTGATTCAGATTTCAGCCGATTTCCCAGGCTGGACGCTGAGCGATCATAAGCATGAAGAATTTTCGCGTTGGATGAGCGTGAGTGGTGATCCCGACAACGGAGACGACTCTTCCATCGATGTACCTCCGCGAAGCCGCCAAGAATTGGTGGAGTGGCTAAAAAATACTCGATCTGATCGTAGATTTAATTATGAAGATAAGTGGCGCGACGTTTGCCGAGAGCGCATGTTCCATTGCCTGATGGCATTGTCTGACCTTGCGTCTACCGACATGTGGCCGGTGGAGCCATGGTCCGATGCATTACAGGCGTGGAGTGCAGATCACGTCGTCAAGCGCTCATGGCGCTGTGCGGCGCCTTTAGTATTTACCATGCGTGACAATATCATGCAGAAGCTTGTGCATAGTGTTGCATGGTGGCTTGATGCTGCCTCTATGTCGATCAACATCCATGAGGATATATTTCTGGAACTGTGTGATCGTGTTCTGAATATGGCCCTGGAAACTGTTGAAACGACGAATGCGCTTGAGGAGCCGGCAGATCGGCCCGTAGATGACGCAATCAATCATCCGTTTGGTCTGGTCACGAGGGCGTTATTAAATCTTTGGTTCCAAAAGAACCCTCAAGACGGAGACGGGCTTCCCCCCACGATCAAGCCTTTTTTCACCAGGATCTGTGATGTACAGGCTGCCCGTTTTCGCCCTGGCCGTGTTCTGCTGGGGTCACGGCTTATCGCGTTGTTTCGTGGGGATCGTCAGTGGACCGAGCAACATCTTCTGCCGTTGTTCAGTTGGGATAATCCCGTTGAAGCTAAGGCTGTCTGGGAAGGTTTTCTCTGGTCCCCGCGCTTGTATGGACCTCTATTGGAAGCACTGAAGCCGCAACTTCTGGATACCCCGAGACATTACGCTGAACTCATCGAGCATCGCGATCAGTTTGCCACTTTCATCACCTATGCTGCATTGGAAAGGAGCGACGGATACACTGTAGAGGAGTTCCGAACTGCGATTTCTTCACTCCCGCAAGATGGCTTAGTGGAAGCAGCTCGGGCACTCTCGCAGGCTCTTGAAGGCTCCGCAAGCCAGCGGGAAGAATACTGGAGGAATCGTGTTCAACCGTTCTGGCACGACATCTGGCCGAAATTCGGTGAACGGAGAGACCCCCGGATGGTGAGGCCTTTGGCCCGTATGGCTATCGCGTCCGGGAAGGAGTTTCCGTCTGCTTTAGATACCATCCAGGACTGGATCCAGCCCATTGAGAGTCCGGATATCATTGTTAGTCTCTTGAGCCAATCTGGGTTATGCTCTGAATTTCCTCAGAAGGCATTGACGTTGCTGAATAAAACAATCGGCATAAGACCATGGGATCTCGAAAATTTGGAGAAATGCCTCAATGAAATTGGAGAGGTTGATCCGCGCCTTCTTGAAGTTAGCGAATATAAAAGGCTTCATGGATTTCTTCTGAAATGA